In one Umezawaea sp. Da 62-37 genomic region, the following are encoded:
- a CDS encoding MBL fold metallo-hydrolase, whose amino-acid sequence MDVQEDYTGHVEPGGPAARRTLGALTITKISVGPMDNNAYLLVCRATGEALLIDAAAEPERLSDLVGHGPDRPRLKTIVTTHQHADHWQALGAVAEANGADTIAHALDAGPLPVPPDRLVDHGDTIRVGDAELSVIHLRGHTPGSIALVHHDPEGHPHLFTGDSLFPGGVGKTSSPENFTSLLDDVSSRIFAELPDDTWFYPGHGDDSTLGEQRGHLDEWRSRGW is encoded by the coding sequence GTGGACGTACAAGAGGACTACACCGGTCACGTCGAACCGGGCGGCCCAGCGGCCCGCCGGACGCTCGGCGCCCTGACCATCACGAAGATCTCCGTCGGCCCGATGGACAACAACGCGTACCTCCTGGTGTGCCGGGCCACCGGTGAGGCCCTGCTCATCGACGCCGCCGCCGAACCCGAACGCCTCTCCGACCTGGTCGGCCACGGCCCGGACCGGCCGAGGCTCAAGACGATCGTCACCACGCACCAGCACGCCGACCACTGGCAGGCGCTCGGCGCGGTCGCGGAGGCGAACGGCGCAGACACCATCGCCCACGCCCTGGACGCGGGCCCCCTTCCGGTGCCGCCGGACCGGCTCGTGGACCACGGCGATACCATCCGGGTGGGTGACGCGGAGCTGTCGGTCATCCACCTCCGCGGCCACACGCCGGGCTCCATCGCCCTGGTCCACCACGACCCGGAGGGCCATCCCCACCTGTTCACCGGCGACTCGCTGTTCCCCGGCGGCGTGGGCAAGACCTCGTCCCCGGAGAACTTCACGTCGCTGCTGGACGACGTGTCCTCGCGGATCTTCGCCGAGCTGCCGGACGACACCTGGTTCTACCCCGGCCACGGTGACGACTCGACGCTCGGCGAGCAGCGCGGTCACCTGGACGAGTGGCGTTCGCGCGGCTGGTGA
- a CDS encoding VOC family protein has protein sequence MASVLNPYISFADNAREAMEYYQGVFGGELTLSTFGEFGADDSPFADKIMHGQLKTDAGYTLMAADTPPGMEHNPGTNVTISLSGGDADDLRGYWEKLSDGGAVSVPLEKQMWGDEFGACVDRFGIPWMVNITQS, from the coding sequence ATGGCCTCAGTCCTGAACCCCTACATCAGCTTCGCCGACAACGCCCGCGAGGCGATGGAGTACTACCAGGGCGTGTTCGGCGGTGAGCTGACGCTCAGCACGTTCGGCGAGTTCGGCGCGGATGACTCGCCGTTCGCGGACAAGATCATGCACGGTCAGCTGAAGACCGACGCCGGCTACACGCTGATGGCGGCCGACACCCCGCCCGGCATGGAGCACAACCCCGGCACCAACGTCACCATCAGCCTGAGCGGCGGCGACGCCGACGACCTCCGCGGCTACTGGGAGAAGCTCTCCGACGGCGGCGCGGTCTCGGTCCCGCTGGAGAAGCAGATGTGGGGCGACGAGTTCGGCGCCTGCGTCGACCGCTTCGGCATCCCGTGGATGGTCAACATCACCCAGTCCTGA
- a CDS encoding discoidin domain-containing protein produces MFLLNRRQLLGLIGATTVAGAAGGVGRAAPAAADPVADTYYRVLLRHTRWSETRFDTAAGHYTRTDFGFAVVLGNAVLVTRGAYDAQVAGVERDVLRARTVATIKHFAASNLLAGGAEWGKTLFWDTTFQSYFVLAARLLWSDLDAATKSSVDTIVRAQAEYTTALGTGDDPRSGGWTPNGAAGGFAGDTKLEEMGVYAQALAPGLAWADQPPDAWRSAFGRWSRNASGLPAADLANPRPVDGVPVSANTAANLHDTFLVENHGSFGPHYQEELWRTSARNSIHFLLAGRPLPEVITAQPNGERLWRTILGTMSDAGEPLMPMVADREHLYGRDVIPLAFRAQVLGDRYAARAEADLAARLEAYQAYAPADRVTKFSGEPKYEPEARGEIAISYLLHELLPRPVPATAAELFRHASGATDFGVGPGLLAHQSESAWAATVSKAGFVKFAWQPGHDDWLFAISGASPMFLPSTGPAVRTRFAKAYNGIRDGFDATAGVLGFDSGRAGMVTLPTGTVVYATSGVAAGEGRVGVHNRTMPGVPGLDGDRVFTAAEGSATVRATDNAGAGRVDDLSFARTTARHVRMTGVTPYPTYGYSVFAFEARDGATGADAARGRPTTASSFDTGRDPAFATDGDATTRWAVSRADRLRADSWLSVDLGAAVPVDRVRLRWETAAGQAYRVETSADGVAWTTAVSYPHDDLRSTGGWLDVDGRAGFVVHGSTAPIAVRGDAVVLSDGPAAGFLAEGYAGASRDLAAIAAAGAPTCPAGVRASTADGYLSLFNLSARRVTGTVSITQPRTGTRLYQGVQRTTATGTDYDLALDAASARVEPVRFTLRKATGGALPVGLTVTVVDGQRVKASGPAAMLVVAQTGGIELPLPSGAEVVFPTGRPYPLADLAAGRVTFPTSPLPAGMSDPAAAVDDDPLTAWTPGPNGRLVIDLGTSCALSGVQLTWAAGLVPTATLATSADGRTYQPVAAAVPRGRRSTVAVATTARYVAVATGWRTGQAALVSVVVRPA; encoded by the coding sequence GTGTTCCTGCTGAACCGGCGGCAGTTGCTGGGGTTGATCGGCGCCACCACCGTGGCCGGTGCGGCGGGCGGTGTCGGGCGGGCGGCGCCTGCCGCGGCGGATCCGGTGGCCGACACCTACTACCGCGTCCTGCTGCGGCACACGCGGTGGTCGGAGACGCGGTTCGACACCGCCGCCGGGCACTACACGCGCACCGACTTCGGGTTCGCCGTGGTGCTGGGCAACGCGGTCCTGGTGACCAGGGGCGCCTACGACGCGCAGGTCGCGGGCGTGGAGCGGGACGTGCTGCGGGCGCGCACGGTCGCCACGATCAAGCACTTCGCCGCGTCGAACCTGCTGGCGGGTGGCGCCGAGTGGGGCAAGACCCTGTTCTGGGACACCACCTTCCAGTCGTACTTCGTCCTCGCCGCCCGGCTGCTGTGGTCCGACCTGGACGCCGCGACGAAGTCCTCCGTGGACACCATCGTCCGCGCACAGGCCGAGTACACGACCGCGCTGGGCACCGGGGACGACCCGCGGTCGGGCGGCTGGACGCCGAACGGCGCGGCGGGCGGCTTCGCCGGTGACACCAAGCTGGAGGAGATGGGCGTCTACGCCCAGGCCCTCGCGCCCGGACTGGCCTGGGCCGACCAGCCGCCGGACGCGTGGCGCTCGGCTTTCGGCCGGTGGAGCCGGAACGCTTCGGGGCTGCCCGCGGCCGACCTCGCGAACCCGAGGCCGGTCGACGGCGTGCCGGTGAGCGCCAACACCGCGGCGAACCTGCACGACACGTTCCTGGTCGAGAACCACGGGTCGTTCGGGCCGCACTACCAGGAGGAGCTGTGGCGCACGTCGGCGCGCAACTCCATCCACTTCCTGCTGGCCGGCCGCCCGCTGCCGGAGGTGATCACCGCGCAGCCCAACGGGGAACGCCTGTGGCGCACCATCCTCGGCACGATGAGCGACGCGGGCGAGCCGCTGATGCCGATGGTCGCCGACCGCGAACACCTCTACGGCAGGGACGTCATCCCGTTGGCGTTCCGCGCGCAGGTGCTGGGCGACCGCTACGCCGCCCGCGCCGAGGCCGATCTCGCGGCCAGGCTGGAGGCCTACCAGGCGTACGCGCCCGCGGACCGGGTCACGAAGTTCTCCGGTGAGCCGAAGTACGAGCCGGAGGCGCGCGGCGAGATCGCGATCAGCTACCTGCTGCACGAACTGCTGCCCCGGCCCGTGCCGGCGACGGCCGCGGAGCTGTTCCGGCACGCGAGCGGCGCCACGGACTTCGGCGTCGGACCGGGTCTGCTGGCGCACCAGTCGGAGTCCGCGTGGGCGGCGACGGTCAGCAAGGCCGGGTTCGTGAAGTTCGCCTGGCAGCCCGGCCACGACGACTGGCTGTTCGCGATCAGCGGCGCGTCGCCGATGTTCCTGCCGTCGACCGGACCGGCCGTGCGGACGCGGTTCGCCAAGGCGTACAACGGGATCCGGGACGGGTTCGACGCGACGGCCGGTGTGCTGGGCTTCGACTCCGGGCGCGCGGGCATGGTCACGCTGCCGACCGGGACGGTCGTGTACGCGACCTCCGGTGTCGCGGCGGGCGAGGGGCGGGTGGGGGTCCACAACCGCACGATGCCCGGTGTGCCGGGGCTGGACGGCGACCGCGTGTTCACCGCCGCCGAGGGCAGCGCGACGGTGCGGGCCACCGACAACGCGGGCGCGGGACGGGTCGACGACCTGTCGTTCGCCCGCACGACCGCGCGGCACGTGCGGATGACCGGCGTGACCCCGTACCCGACCTACGGCTACTCCGTCTTCGCGTTCGAGGCGCGGGACGGCGCGACCGGGGCGGACGCGGCTCGCGGCCGTCCGACCACCGCGTCCTCGTTCGACACCGGCCGCGACCCGGCGTTCGCGACCGACGGCGACGCCACGACGCGGTGGGCGGTGTCGCGGGCCGACCGGCTCCGCGCCGACAGCTGGCTCTCGGTCGACCTCGGCGCGGCCGTCCCGGTCGACCGGGTGCGCCTGCGCTGGGAGACCGCGGCCGGGCAGGCGTACCGCGTGGAGACCTCCGCGGACGGCGTGGCGTGGACGACCGCCGTGTCGTACCCGCACGACGACCTGCGCAGCACCGGCGGCTGGCTCGACGTGGACGGGCGCGCCGGGTTCGTCGTGCACGGCTCGACCGCGCCGATCGCCGTGCGCGGCGACGCGGTCGTGCTGTCGGACGGTCCCGCCGCCGGGTTCCTCGCCGAGGGGTACGCGGGCGCGTCGCGGGACTTGGCCGCGATCGCCGCCGCGGGCGCGCCGACCTGTCCGGCGGGTGTCCGCGCGAGCACCGCCGACGGCTACCTGAGCCTGTTCAACCTGAGCGCGCGGCGGGTCACCGGCACGGTGTCGATCACGCAGCCGCGCACCGGGACGCGGCTCTACCAAGGCGTTCAGCGGACCACGGCGACCGGCACCGACTACGACCTGGCGCTCGACGCCGCGAGCGCACGGGTCGAGCCGGTCCGGTTCACGCTTCGGAAGGCCACCGGCGGCGCGCTGCCGGTCGGGCTGACCGTAACGGTCGTCGACGGCCAGCGGGTCAAGGCGAGCGGCCCGGCGGCCATGCTGGTCGTCGCCCAGACCGGCGGGATCGAACTGCCCCTGCCGAGCGGCGCCGAGGTCGTGTTCCCGACCGGTCGGCCGTACCCGCTGGCCGATCTGGCGGCCGGGCGCGTCACGTTCCCGACGTCACCGCTGCCTGCCGGCATGTCCGATCCGGCGGCGGCGGTGGACGACGACCCCCTGACAGCGTGGACTCCGGGTCCGAACGGGCGTCTGGTGATCGACCTCGGCACGTCGTGCGCGCTGTCCGGTGTGCAGTTGACCTGGGCCGCCGGTCTGGTGCCCACGGCCACCCTGGCGACCAGCGCCGACGGCCGGACCTACCAGCCCGTGGCGGCGGCCGTCCCGCGCGGCCGCAGGTCGACCGTCGCGGTCGCCACCACGGCCCGGTACGTGGCCGTGGCCACCGGGTGGCGGACCGGGCAGGCCGCGCTGGTGTCCGTCGTGGTGCGCCCGGCGTAG
- a CDS encoding aspartate/glutamate racemase family protein has translation MLIKVVNPNTSKAMTRSIHGAALAMAAPGTSVDAVSPAMGPASIESHYDEALSVPGVLAEIAAGEQSGVDGYVIACFGDPGLDAARELAAGPVVGIAEAAMRTAAYLGRRFTVVTTLDRTRGRAWDLAERYGVERFCAGVHACDIPVLELDEDPDALEKVAEACRAAVAEDDADAVVLGCAGMAELCADLSEAIGVPVVDGVRAATLQVQSLVAMGLRTGARGEFARPLPKPYTGLLQGFGL, from the coding sequence GTGCTGATCAAGGTCGTCAACCCGAACACCAGCAAGGCGATGACCCGCTCCATCCACGGGGCGGCGCTCGCCATGGCCGCCCCCGGCACGTCGGTCGACGCGGTCAGCCCCGCCATGGGCCCCGCGTCGATCGAGAGCCACTACGACGAGGCGCTCAGCGTTCCGGGTGTGCTGGCCGAGATCGCGGCCGGCGAGCAGTCCGGTGTGGACGGTTACGTGATCGCCTGCTTCGGCGACCCCGGCCTCGACGCCGCCCGTGAGCTGGCCGCGGGACCGGTGGTCGGGATCGCCGAGGCGGCCATGCGCACCGCCGCCTACCTCGGCCGCCGGTTCACCGTGGTGACCACGCTCGACCGCACCCGCGGCCGGGCGTGGGACCTGGCGGAGCGGTACGGCGTGGAGAGGTTCTGCGCGGGCGTGCACGCGTGCGACATCCCCGTGCTGGAACTGGACGAGGACCCGGACGCGCTGGAGAAGGTGGCGGAGGCGTGCCGGGCCGCCGTCGCCGAGGACGACGCGGACGCCGTGGTGCTCGGCTGCGCGGGCATGGCCGAGCTGTGCGCGGACCTCTCCGAGGCCATCGGCGTCCCGGTGGTCGACGGCGTCCGGGCCGCGACGCTCCAGGTGCAGTCGCTGGTCGCGATGGGGCTGCGCACCGGCGCGCGCGGCGAGTTCGCCCGACCGCTGCCGAAGCCCTACACCGGGCTGTTGCAGGGGTTCGGCCTCTGA
- a CDS encoding NCS1 family nucleobase:cation symporter-1 → MTEIVPHVEDLRPPPVVEAHGGLKAEYDPRLANEDLAPLAEQSWGSYNIFAFWMSDVHSVGGYITAGSLFMLGLNSWQVLVSLLVGIGIVYFFCNLVAKPSQATGVPYPVICRTVFGVRGANIPAIIRGLIAVAWYGIQTYLASAALEVALLKLFPGLIPYADVQQYGFLGLPLLGWISFTVLWILQAAVFWTGMETIRRFIDFCGPAVYVVMFLLTGYLIHRAGWSAIDFNLGDVKYTGAQAVPVMLGAIALVVSYFSGPMLNFGDFSRYGKSFAAVKRGNLLGLPVNFLVFSVLVVVTASLTIPIYGELIIDPVQTVARIDSTLAIVLGALTFTIATIGINIVANFISPAFDFSNVSPQKISWRAGGMIAAVGSVLITPWNLYNSPEVIHYTLETLGAFIGPLFGVLIADYYLIRRQRVVVDDLFTMSPAGKYWYRNGFNPPAIIATVIGAAVAMIPVLWATGPGMKSAAQYTWFIGMALGFAVYAVLAKRAEIAE, encoded by the coding sequence ATGACCGAGATCGTGCCGCACGTTGAGGACCTCCGCCCACCGCCCGTCGTCGAGGCGCACGGCGGCCTGAAGGCCGAGTACGACCCGCGCCTCGCGAACGAGGACCTCGCCCCGCTGGCCGAGCAGTCCTGGGGCTCCTACAACATCTTCGCCTTCTGGATGTCCGACGTGCACAGCGTCGGCGGCTACATCACCGCGGGCAGCCTGTTCATGCTCGGCCTCAACAGCTGGCAGGTGCTGGTGTCGCTGCTCGTCGGCATCGGCATCGTGTACTTCTTCTGCAACCTGGTCGCCAAGCCGAGCCAGGCCACCGGCGTGCCGTACCCGGTCATCTGCCGCACGGTGTTCGGCGTGCGCGGCGCGAACATCCCCGCGATCATCCGCGGGCTCATCGCCGTCGCCTGGTACGGCATCCAGACCTACCTCGCGTCGGCGGCGCTGGAAGTGGCGCTGCTCAAGCTGTTCCCCGGCCTCATCCCGTACGCCGACGTGCAGCAGTACGGCTTCCTCGGTCTCCCGCTGCTCGGCTGGATCTCGTTCACGGTGCTGTGGATCCTCCAGGCCGCGGTGTTCTGGACCGGCATGGAGACGATCCGCAGGTTCATCGACTTCTGCGGCCCCGCCGTCTACGTCGTCATGTTCCTGCTGACGGGCTACCTGATCCACCGCGCGGGCTGGAGCGCGATCGACTTCAACCTGGGCGATGTCAAGTACACCGGCGCGCAGGCGGTCCCGGTCATGCTCGGCGCCATCGCGCTGGTGGTGTCGTACTTCTCCGGTCCCATGCTCAACTTCGGCGACTTCTCCCGCTACGGCAAGTCGTTCGCGGCGGTCAAGCGCGGCAACCTGCTCGGCCTGCCGGTCAACTTCCTGGTGTTCTCCGTCCTGGTCGTGGTGACGGCGTCGCTGACCATCCCGATCTACGGCGAACTGATCATCGACCCGGTGCAGACGGTGGCCAGGATCGACAGCACGCTGGCGATCGTGCTGGGGGCGCTGACGTTCACCATCGCGACCATCGGCATCAACATCGTCGCGAACTTCATCTCGCCCGCGTTCGACTTCTCCAACGTGAGCCCGCAGAAGATCTCCTGGCGCGCGGGCGGCATGATCGCCGCCGTCGGCTCCGTGCTCATCACCCCGTGGAACCTCTACAACAGCCCCGAGGTCATCCACTACACGCTGGAGACCCTCGGCGCCTTCATCGGCCCGCTGTTCGGCGTGCTGATCGCTGACTACTACCTCATCCGCAGGCAGCGGGTCGTGGTCGACGACCTGTTCACCATGTCGCCCGCCGGGAAGTACTGGTACCGCAACGGCTTCAACCCGCCCGCGATCATCGCGACGGTGATCGGCGCCGCGGTGGCGATGATCCCCGTGCTGTGGGCAACCGGACCCGGCATGAAGTCCGCGGCCCAGTACACCTGGTTCATCGGCATGGCACTGGGCTTCGCGGTCTACGCCGTGCTGGCCAAGCGCGCCGAGATCGCCGAGTAG
- a CDS encoding GntR family transcriptional regulator: protein MPGRRSRSVLVARLVSERPGSSQAAILAELRRCLLDGGVPPGTPIPLDEVAAVFGVSRIPVRESLKTLIGEGLVEHRPNAGYTVAKLTARELEELYLVRGVLEAAALAAAVGSADATDDENARAAHRGLEEAVRAKDAHAYHRESRSFHLALVAPCGMLRLLGMFESAWNMTEPLQPMAHVPEAERAELHNDHDAMLAAFVARDAAALLEAARRHHGRLQSSLELLPRHTGLFADPH from the coding sequence ATGCCAGGGCGCAGGAGCAGGTCCGTGCTGGTCGCGCGGCTCGTCAGCGAGCGGCCGGGCAGCTCGCAGGCCGCGATCCTCGCGGAGTTGCGCCGGTGCCTGCTCGACGGCGGCGTCCCGCCCGGCACGCCGATCCCGCTCGACGAGGTCGCGGCGGTGTTCGGGGTCAGCCGCATCCCGGTGCGCGAGTCGCTCAAGACGCTGATCGGCGAGGGACTGGTGGAGCACCGCCCGAACGCGGGCTACACCGTCGCGAAGCTGACCGCCCGCGAGCTGGAGGAGCTGTACCTGGTGCGCGGGGTGCTGGAGGCCGCGGCGCTGGCGGCGGCGGTCGGGTCGGCGGACGCGACCGACGACGAGAACGCCCGCGCGGCGCACCGCGGCCTGGAGGAAGCCGTGCGGGCCAAGGACGCCCACGCCTACCACCGGGAGAGCCGGAGCTTCCACCTCGCGCTGGTGGCGCCGTGCGGGATGCTCCGGCTGCTCGGGATGTTCGAGTCCGCGTGGAACATGACCGAGCCGCTGCAACCGATGGCGCACGTGCCGGAGGCGGAACGGGCGGAGCTGCACAACGACCACGACGCGATGCTCGCGGCGTTCGTCGCGCGGGACGCGGCCGCTCTGCTGGAGGCGGCCCGCAGGCACCACGGGCGGCTCCAGTCGTCGCTGGAACTGCTGCCCCGGCACACCGGCCTCTTCGCCGACCCGCACTGA
- a CDS encoding MmcQ/YjbR family DNA-binding protein, whose product MATWDDVHRLAMAMPEAVERSPRDWRVKGKGFVSERPLRAGDLAALGPSAPDGPIMGVRVADLGVKEALLADDPDVYFTTPHFDGYASVLVRLDRIGVEELEELVVEAWLCKAPKRLAKAYLDDQGASS is encoded by the coding sequence ATGGCCACCTGGGACGACGTGCACCGGCTCGCGATGGCGATGCCCGAGGCGGTGGAGCGCTCGCCGCGCGACTGGCGGGTCAAGGGCAAGGGGTTCGTCTCCGAGCGCCCGCTGCGCGCCGGCGACCTCGCGGCCCTCGGCCCGTCCGCGCCCGACGGGCCGATCATGGGCGTGCGGGTGGCGGACCTGGGCGTGAAGGAGGCCCTGCTCGCCGACGACCCGGACGTCTACTTCACGACGCCGCACTTCGACGGCTACGCCTCGGTGCTGGTGCGGCTCGACCGGATCGGGGTCGAGGAACTGGAGGAGCTGGTCGTCGAGGCGTGGCTGTGCAAGGCCCCGAAACGCCTGGCCAAGGCGTACCTCGACGATCAGGGCGCCAGCAGCTGA
- a CDS encoding helix-turn-helix domain-containing protein, which translates to MNGVELFLLGRTLMKIGENAMPSPPDGTRGSTRVVLIVLSDVLDHPDTSVGAIAERTRLPQSQVSTAVARLTEAGSVETASDPTDRRRRLIRRADTTSDRVAEVRGTTIDAALAGELGTDDPRRVAEVAEALRALAQLLAP; encoded by the coding sequence GTGAACGGTGTCGAGTTGTTCCTGCTGGGCCGGACCCTGATGAAGATCGGCGAGAACGCCATGCCGTCGCCCCCGGACGGCACCCGCGGCAGCACGAGGGTGGTCCTGATCGTGCTCAGCGATGTCCTCGACCACCCCGACACCTCCGTCGGCGCGATCGCCGAACGCACGCGCCTGCCGCAGAGCCAGGTGTCGACCGCGGTCGCGCGGCTCACCGAGGCCGGGTCCGTCGAGACCGCGTCGGACCCGACCGACCGCCGCCGCAGGCTCATCCGCCGGGCGGACACCACGTCCGACCGGGTCGCCGAGGTGCGGGGGACCACCATCGACGCGGCCCTGGCCGGTGAGCTGGGCACCGACGACCCGCGGCGGGTCGCGGAGGTCGCGGAGGCGCTGCGGGCGCTGGCTCAGCTGCTGGCGCCCTGA
- a CDS encoding alpha/beta hydrolase — translation MDSLDVGGTALHYRVRGSGPLLLIAQSGEGDADRGRDLVDALVDDHTVVTYDRRGLSRSRFDGPVTIADHADDAHRLLAALTDEPALVLGCSLGAVIGLHLVARHPEQVGALVAHEPVAPWLLADADRHRRELLDVQAEYRRGGLPVALREVARVLGIDPVGQDTEPDLTPEPMTPARAANFDFFLTRDLDAIVRDDLRLDPTSVRIVPAAGRTTPKTIFDYRCATALADRLGVAVEEFPGGHNGNTTHPRAYAARLREVLSGAREPVSRAAR, via the coding sequence ATGGACTCGCTCGACGTCGGGGGCACGGCGCTCCACTACCGGGTCCGCGGTTCCGGGCCGTTGCTGCTGATCGCGCAGAGCGGCGAGGGCGACGCGGACCGCGGCCGGGACCTGGTGGACGCGCTGGTCGACGACCACACGGTGGTCACCTACGACCGGCGGGGGCTGTCGCGGAGCCGGTTCGACGGGCCGGTGACGATCGCCGACCACGCCGACGACGCGCACCGGCTGCTGGCCGCGCTCACCGACGAGCCCGCACTGGTGCTGGGTTGCAGCCTGGGGGCGGTCATCGGGCTGCACCTCGTGGCCCGCCACCCCGAGCAGGTCGGCGCGCTGGTCGCGCACGAACCGGTGGCGCCGTGGCTGCTGGCCGACGCCGACCGGCACCGGCGGGAACTGCTCGACGTCCAGGCGGAGTACCGGCGCGGCGGCCTGCCGGTGGCGTTGCGGGAGGTGGCGAGGGTGCTCGGGATCGACCCGGTCGGCCAGGACACCGAACCCGACCTCACGCCGGAGCCCATGACCCCGGCGCGCGCGGCCAACTTCGACTTCTTCCTCACCCGCGACCTCGACGCGATCGTGCGGGACGACCTGCGGCTGGACCCGACGTCGGTCCGGATCGTCCCGGCCGCGGGGCGGACGACCCCGAAGACGATCTTCGACTACCGGTGCGCCACGGCGCTGGCCGACCGACTGGGCGTCGCGGTCGAGGAGTTCCCCGGCGGGCACAACGGGAACACCACCCACCCGAGGGCCTACGCCGCCCGGCTGCGCGAGGTGCTCTCCGGGGCGCGGGAACCGGTGTCGCGCGCGGCGCGTTGA
- a CDS encoding alpha/beta hydrolase, translated as MSNTEPADRTLDVDGARLHYEVRGQGPVLVFIGNPMGAAGFAPIRALLTEDHTVVTYDPRGIGRSTRDTDGDSTPEVLADDVSRVIAAVTSEPVALFGSSGGAVTGLALVTRHPGLVRTLVAHEPPLIGFLPEDDPAPAGMDEVFAIHLADGPAAAMARFFEVAGFRGGPAQFGPPPTLESLAKDDYFLRHMAGPTVRSAPDVDALRASPTRIAIGVGEASEGQLAHRAATAFASGLGSRTVVFPGDHIGFLLEPEPFAKALRAELSR; from the coding sequence ATGTCGAACACCGAGCCGGCAGACCGCACCCTGGACGTCGACGGCGCACGCCTGCACTACGAAGTGCGCGGCCAGGGCCCCGTGCTGGTGTTCATCGGCAACCCGATGGGCGCCGCCGGGTTCGCGCCGATCAGGGCGCTGCTGACCGAGGACCACACGGTCGTGACCTACGACCCGCGCGGGATCGGACGCAGCACGCGGGACACCGACGGGGACTCGACGCCGGAGGTGCTGGCCGACGACGTCAGCCGGGTGATCGCGGCCGTGACGTCCGAGCCGGTGGCGCTGTTCGGCAGCAGCGGCGGCGCGGTCACCGGGCTCGCCCTGGTCACCCGGCACCCCGGCCTGGTGCGCACGCTGGTCGCGCACGAGCCGCCGCTGATCGGGTTCCTGCCCGAGGACGACCCCGCGCCCGCGGGCATGGACGAGGTGTTCGCGATCCACTTGGCGGACGGGCCCGCCGCCGCGATGGCCCGTTTCTTCGAAGTCGCCGGGTTCCGGGGCGGACCGGCGCAGTTCGGGCCGCCGCCCACCCTCGAGTCATTGGCGAAGGACGACTACTTCCTGCGGCACATGGCGGGCCCGACCGTCCGGTCCGCGCCCGACGTCGACGCGCTGCGCGCCTCGCCCACCAGGATCGCGATCGGCGTGGGCGAGGCGTCCGAGGGGCAGCTGGCCCACCGCGCGGCGACCGCGTTCGCGTCGGGGCTCGGGTCGCGGACCGTCGTGTTCCCCGGTGACCACATCGGGTTCCTGCTGGAGCCCGAGCCGTTCGCGAAGGCGCTGCGCGCGGAACTCAGCCGGTAG
- a CDS encoding C39 family peptidase yields MLGVLLLSAAMIVPVAVATDAHVDYREWRGAAEFAQGEAEGVTASTSGDGLVIGSPVGSEGGYEFARWTSPRHAAEFGATQVVASWNALTPAGTWLQVDLRGPDTGWYAMGRWASGDTDIRRTSVPDQSDEHGRVDVDTFQAAEGHALREVQLRVTLYRAQGTTATPTLLMAGAMASALPDAFTVPASEPGPARGVELPVPRYSQNVHEGGESLCSPTSTEMVVEYWGRGPTPDDLAGIDPTHPDRSVEYAAGHTHDLDYDGDGNWPFNTAYAATFGLRGHITRLRSLTELETYVARGVPVITSQSFREDELDGAGYGTAGHIMVVVGFTEDGDVIANDPASPSNEAVRHVYRRAQFETIWLRTKRHEADGSVSDGPGGIVYVIEPATG; encoded by the coding sequence ATGCTCGGTGTCCTGCTGTTGAGCGCCGCGATGATCGTGCCGGTAGCGGTCGCCACGGACGCGCACGTCGACTACCGCGAATGGCGCGGTGCCGCCGAGTTCGCGCAGGGCGAGGCCGAGGGGGTGACCGCCTCGACCTCCGGTGACGGCCTGGTGATCGGCTCGCCCGTCGGCAGCGAGGGCGGCTACGAGTTCGCCCGCTGGACGTCGCCGCGGCACGCCGCGGAGTTCGGCGCGACGCAGGTCGTGGCGTCGTGGAACGCCCTGACCCCGGCGGGCACGTGGCTCCAGGTCGACCTGCGCGGCCCGGACACCGGCTGGTACGCCATGGGCCGGTGGGCGTCCGGGGACACCGACATCAGGCGCACCAGCGTGCCCGACCAGTCCGACGAGCACGGGCGGGTCGACGTCGACACGTTCCAGGCGGCCGAGGGCCACGCCTTGCGCGAGGTCCAGCTCCGCGTGACGCTCTACCGGGCGCAGGGCACGACGGCCACGCCCACGCTGCTGATGGCGGGCGCGATGGCGTCCGCGCTCCCCGACGCGTTCACCGTGCCCGCCAGCGAGCCCGGTCCCGCGCGCGGCGTCGAACTGCCGGTGCCGCGCTACTCGCAGAACGTGCACGAGGGCGGCGAATCGTTGTGCAGCCCCACGTCCACCGAGATGGTCGTCGAGTACTGGGGTCGCGGCCCGACGCCGGACGACCTGGCGGGGATAGACCCGACCCACCCCGACCGCAGCGTCGAGTACGCGGCCGGGCACACGCACGACCTGGACTACGACGGCGACGGGAACTGGCCGTTCAACACGGCCTACGCGGCCACTTTCGGGCTGCGCGGGCACATCACCAGGCTGCGGTCGCTGACCGAGCTGGAGACCTACGTCGCCCGCGGCGTCCCGGTGATCACGTCCCAGTCGTTCCGCGAGGACGAGCTGGACGGCGCCGGGTACGGCACGGCGGGGCACATCATGGTCGTCGTCGGGTTCACCGAGGACGGCGACGTGATCGCGAACGACCCGGCGTCCCCGTCGAACGAGGCCGTCCGCCACGTCTACCGGCGCGCCCAGTTCGAGACGATCTGGTTGCGCACCAAGCGCCACGAGGCGGACGGCTCCGTGTCCGACGGTCCCGGCGGGATCGTCTACGTGATCGAACCCGCTACCGGCTGA